In Atribacterota bacterium, a genomic segment contains:
- a CDS encoding HesA/MoeB/ThiF family protein gives MSNNFPKSREELKEELIKLKRHSLKKVDGIPIISISQVKRIAQNFNLTPREIEIAALQKEIIPARYRRNFNTINFAEQITLLSSKVAVVGCGGLGGNIIELLARLGVGNIITVDEDIFKESNLNRQILCTEKNIRKEKAISAAARIKYINSSIDARYYSQYIDTENINSIINGTDVVVDALDNIPSRFILEKACKKLKIPFIHGAINGLQGQVTTIFPQDSGLTAIYGPEDRYHKKPLANQVSVLSVTPSLIASLQVTEVLKILLKRGKPLRNKLLLINLEENDFSMVDILY, from the coding sequence ATGAGTAATAATTTCCCTAAGTCCAGGGAAGAATTGAAAGAAGAATTAATAAAACTTAAAAGACATTCTTTGAAAAAGGTAGATGGGATTCCCATAATATCGATTTCCCAGGTCAAGAGGATAGCCCAAAATTTTAACTTAACCCCGAGAGAGATAGAAATAGCAGCTTTACAGAAAGAAATAATACCAGCCCGGTACCGAAGAAACTTTAATACTATAAACTTTGCCGAACAAATAACCTTACTTAGCTCAAAGGTAGCAGTAGTTGGCTGTGGTGGATTAGGGGGAAATATCATAGAATTGCTGGCAAGATTGGGTGTAGGAAATATTATCACAGTCGATGAAGACATATTTAAGGAAAGCAATCTTAATCGACAAATACTATGCACTGAAAAAAATATCAGAAAAGAAAAAGCAATAAGTGCTGCGGCAAGAATAAAATATATAAATTCCAGTATCGATGCCCGATACTATTCCCAGTATATTGATACTGAGAATATTAACAGTATTATCAATGGTACAGATGTGGTAGTTGATGCCCTTGACAATATCCCTTCCCGATTTATCCTGGAAAAAGCCTGTAAAAAATTAAAAATCCCCTTTATCCATGGTGCCATTAACGGATTACAGGGGCAGGTTACTACCATCTTTCCCCAAGACAGCGGTCTAACTGCCATCTATGGTCCAGAAGATAGGTATCATAAGAAGCCTCTTGCTAACCAGGTTAGTGTGCTTTCGGTTACCCCTTCTCTAATTGCTTCATTGCAGGTAACAGAGGTGCTGAAGATTTTATTGAAGAGAGGAAAGCCTTTAAGAAATAAGCTGCTCTTAATTAATCTGGAAGAGAACGATTTTAGTATGGTAGATATTTTATACTAA
- a CDS encoding phospho-sugar mutase — MDYREKYKQWLNSPYLSEEDKEELRSIANNKDEIMDRFYKDLEFGTGGMRGKIAIGTNRMNIYTVGQSTQGLANYLIKKGKKAQERGVVIAYDPRRKSREFCKQVAQVLTANGIKTYIFDDIRPTPELSFAVRMISAAAGIVVTASHNPPDYNGYKVYGGNGAQILPEVADEIIAEIGKIRDYSEVKLISLEEAKERKLCNILGEIFDRVYYGKVKTLSLSKAEEADKNIRIVYTPLHGTGNVPIRTILSDMGFRNVFVDEEQAQPDAEFSTVKSPNPENPEAFERAVELGKKVGAEILLATDPDCDRIAVAVQSKRNYVFLNGNQTGALLLDYILKRRQERGKLPRNGFVIKTIVTSEMGKVIAEHYNIPTYDTLTGFKYICNKAEELEKKGGVFLFGYEESIGYVTGNFVRDKDAVISAMLITEMAAFYKKKGLTLLDVLQKLYEQHGYFLEHLESIFLEGLEGEQKIEKIMSGFREIFPEISGMKISRKIDYQSSFQYDYEQHKKEIVDIPQSDVLKCFFSDGSWYAIRPSGTEPKIKIYMSFVGRNRAEAEEKLTKIKSVIFSKIEDILADSN; from the coding sequence TTGGATTACCGGGAAAAATATAAACAATGGTTGAACAGTCCTTATCTTAGCGAGGAAGATAAAGAGGAATTGCGCTCTATAGCTAATAATAAAGACGAAATTATGGATCGTTTTTATAAGGATCTGGAATTTGGTACTGGAGGAATGCGAGGTAAAATTGCCATTGGTACTAATCGTATGAATATTTATACCGTAGGACAATCCACCCAGGGATTAGCTAATTATCTTATTAAGAAAGGGAAAAAGGCTCAGGAAAGAGGGGTAGTTATTGCCTATGATCCCCGACGGAAATCTCGGGAGTTTTGCAAGCAGGTAGCCCAGGTTTTAACAGCCAATGGTATCAAAACCTATATCTTTGATGATATACGCCCTACTCCCGAACTATCTTTTGCTGTAAGGATGATTAGTGCTGCTGCCGGTATCGTAGTCACTGCCAGTCATAATCCACCTGATTATAACGGTTATAAAGTGTATGGCGGGAATGGTGCCCAGATATTACCGGAGGTAGCTGATGAGATTATTGCCGAGATTGGTAAAATTAGAGACTATTCTGAAGTGAAGTTAATTTCCTTAGAAGAGGCAAAAGAAAGGAAATTATGTAATATATTGGGTGAAATATTTGACCGTGTTTACTATGGAAAGGTTAAAACATTGTCACTGAGTAAGGCGGAGGAAGCAGATAAAAACATAAGGATAGTATACACTCCCTTACATGGCACCGGGAATGTTCCTATAAGAACAATTTTAAGTGATATGGGATTTCGGAATGTTTTTGTGGATGAGGAGCAGGCTCAGCCAGATGCTGAGTTTTCTACTGTAAAATCGCCCAATCCGGAGAATCCCGAGGCATTTGAACGCGCAGTAGAATTAGGTAAAAAGGTAGGAGCAGAGATCCTGCTGGCTACTGATCCGGATTGTGACCGCATCGCTGTTGCAGTTCAGAGTAAAAGAAATTATGTGTTTTTAAACGGCAATCAGACTGGAGCCTTGCTGTTAGATTATATTCTAAAAAGACGCCAGGAAAGAGGAAAATTGCCCAGAAATGGTTTTGTGATAAAAACTATTGTTACTTCAGAAATGGGCAAAGTGATTGCCGAGCACTATAATATTCCCACTTATGATACTCTGACCGGATTTAAGTATATCTGTAATAAAGCAGAAGAACTGGAGAAAAAAGGTGGCGTTTTTTTATTCGGGTATGAAGAGAGCATTGGCTACGTTACGGGAAATTTCGTACGGGATAAAGATGCTGTAATAAGTGCCATGTTGATTACGGAGATGGCTGCATTTTATAAGAAAAAAGGCTTGACTCTACTGGATGTTTTACAGAAACTTTATGAGCAGCATGGATATTTTCTGGAGCATTTAGAATCAATCTTCCTGGAAGGATTGGAAGGAGAACAGAAGATAGAAAAGATAATGTCTGGCTTTCGGGAGATATTTCCTGAGATTTCGGGAATGAAGATATCCCGTAAAATTGATTATCAATCATCCTTTCAATATGATTATGAACAGCATAAAAAGGAGATTGTAGATATCCCTCAGTCTGATGTATTGAAGTGTTTCTTTAGTGATGGCTCCTGGTATGCCATTCGGCCTTCCGGTACTGAACCAAAAATCAAAATATATATGTCCTTTGTAGGTAGGAATCGCGCTGAGGCAGAAGAAAAGCTAACAAAGATTAAATCAGTCATTTTTAGTAAAATAGAGGATATTTTGGCTGACAGCAACTAG
- a CDS encoding NAD(P)/FAD-dependent oxidoreductase translates to MKILIVGAGPAGCYTAQLLKRMGYRSVLLEEHISVGKPVHCAGIVSSDTLTLVQPFISDDALISRINGFSINTPWEEEFSINREGVAVILNREKFDSYLGEGLEINLGERVSTIKQNNGTYLVETELGKEYEADILIGADGVNSLVRRYFLQNYSKKDNNSNIILKYYFGMQYQIRLHDSIPIMAKDLIQVFFNETVQFFIWMISEDSKILRIGILSDQGKDILHDFIRGKEIKGEIIDTVSGKIPLGFIPTCDNQIALVGDAACQIKPLTGGGLSYGLQSAHILADCIREGKLEQYDSRWKKQFGQEIKFGIKARKIYENLADDQRRELFTLFRKNSDFIEKMVDYDHHSRLFREAFRKPQILLDAGKLFRFYLEDLVSGFTK, encoded by the coding sequence ATGAAGATATTGATAGTTGGTGCCGGACCGGCAGGTTGTTATACCGCTCAATTATTAAAGAGAATGGGCTATCGCTCGGTTCTGTTAGAAGAACATATTTCGGTGGGAAAACCGGTACATTGTGCCGGTATTGTCTCCTCAGATACGCTTACCCTGGTACAGCCATTCATTTCTGATGATGCTCTTATCAGTAGAATTAATGGATTTTCTATAAATACACCATGGGAAGAAGAGTTTTCCATTAATAGAGAAGGCGTGGCAGTAATATTAAATAGGGAAAAGTTTGATTCATATTTAGGTGAAGGCTTGGAGATTAATTTGGGAGAGCGTGTTTCTACTATTAAGCAAAACAATGGTACTTATTTAGTAGAGACGGAACTGGGAAAGGAGTATGAAGCAGATATCTTAATAGGAGCGGACGGAGTTAACTCCCTGGTTCGCAGATACTTTTTACAAAATTATAGTAAAAAAGATAACAATAGCAATATTATATTAAAATACTATTTTGGTATGCAATACCAGATAAGATTGCATGATTCTATACCGATTATGGCCAAAGATTTAATTCAAGTCTTCTTTAATGAAACTGTTCAATTTTTTATCTGGATGATTTCCGAGGATTCAAAAATTTTGAGGATTGGAATATTATCGGATCAGGGTAAGGATATACTGCATGATTTTATCAGGGGAAAAGAGATTAAAGGGGAGATTATTGATACAGTGTCTGGAAAAATTCCCTTAGGATTTATTCCCACCTGCGATAATCAAATTGCACTGGTTGGTGATGCTGCCTGTCAGATTAAGCCTTTAACTGGTGGAGGCCTTTCTTATGGTTTGCAATCTGCTCATATTCTGGCAGATTGTATCAGGGAAGGTAAATTAGAGCAGTATGATAGCCGGTGGAAAAAACAGTTTGGTCAGGAAATTAAATTTGGAATTAAGGCTCGTAAGATTTACGAAAATTTAGCTGATGACCAGAGGAGAGAATTATTCACCTTATTTAGAAAGAATTCTGATTTCATTGAAAAGATGGTTGATTATGACCACCATTCCAGATTATTCCGGGAGGCTTTCCGAAAACCACAGATTTTACTGGATGCCGGAAAGTTATTTAGATTTTACCTGGAAGACTTAGTAAGTGGATTTACCAAATAA
- the ggt gene encoding gamma-glutamyltransferase — protein sequence MKINREKITFYVSFMLVFLIASLSSFAADRHTPQDAIAAHGMVAAAHPLAAQVGVDILQKGGNAIDAAVATAFALNAVEPNASGIGGGGFMVIRFAQTGEIIILDYRERAPGASTKDMFDSEQSKAELWTQVGGKASGVPGTLMGLKTALDEYGTMTLEEVMTPAIHHMENGFEITETFSDMIKDNYEKLVNWNDPFAIAYLKDGIPLETGEILIQKDLAKTYRGILANGIDYFYGGELGQKIVDAVQAAGGILAIQDLKDYKVRRHEPVSGSYRGYDIYSMPPPSSGGTHLIQILNIMENYDIANMNYLGPNHISVLAEVMKMAFADRAKYMGDPAFATDIPLKGLTSKEYAKFLADQINVTKPKLEIPAGEPGQFEHQSTSHISVIDAEGNAVALTQTINYFFGSGVIVPGVGIIMNNEMDDFSTNPESPNAPEPGKAPLSSMSPTIVEKDGEVFMVLGSPGATRIFTAMAQIISNVIDFGMGMDEAIEAPRMHAYSSAGKAMPIYVESRIPVLTVEALRLLGNQVEARGSHDLYFGGAQGIMLKNGVLFGGGDSRRDGIAIGY from the coding sequence ATGAAAATAAATCGAGAAAAAATTACTTTCTATGTTAGTTTTATGTTAGTCTTTTTAATTGCTTCTTTATCTTCATTTGCCGCAGATAGACATACCCCACAAGATGCCATTGCCGCTCATGGCATGGTTGCTGCTGCTCATCCTTTGGCTGCTCAGGTCGGTGTGGATATATTACAAAAAGGGGGTAATGCTATAGACGCAGCAGTGGCCACAGCCTTTGCTCTGAATGCAGTGGAACCAAATGCTTCCGGAATAGGTGGCGGGGGTTTTATGGTTATCCGTTTTGCCCAAACAGGAGAAATTATTATTTTAGATTATAGAGAACGCGCTCCCGGTGCTTCTACCAAAGACATGTTTGATTCTGAGCAGTCTAAAGCAGAGCTATGGACTCAAGTGGGTGGTAAGGCAAGTGGTGTTCCAGGTACTTTAATGGGACTCAAAACTGCTTTAGATGAATATGGCACCATGACTTTGGAAGAGGTAATGACTCCTGCTATACACCATATGGAAAATGGATTTGAGATTACTGAGACTTTTAGTGATATGATTAAAGATAATTATGAGAAGCTGGTTAACTGGAATGATCCTTTTGCCATTGCTTATCTTAAGGATGGTATTCCTCTGGAAACAGGAGAAATACTGATACAGAAAGATCTGGCAAAGACTTATCGGGGAATCCTGGCTAATGGTATTGATTATTTCTATGGTGGTGAATTAGGTCAGAAGATAGTCGATGCTGTTCAAGCTGCGGGAGGCATTCTTGCTATTCAAGATTTAAAGGACTATAAGGTACGCAGACACGAACCGGTTAGCGGCAGTTATCGGGGATATGATATTTACTCTATGCCACCTCCCAGCTCCGGTGGTACCCATTTAATTCAAATTTTGAATATAATGGAAAATTATGATATTGCCAATATGAATTATTTGGGACCGAATCATATCTCGGTATTAGCAGAGGTAATGAAAATGGCTTTTGCGGATAGAGCTAAGTATATGGGAGACCCGGCTTTTGCTACTGATATACCTCTAAAAGGACTTACCTCTAAGGAGTATGCTAAATTCCTGGCAGATCAGATTAATGTCACTAAACCAAAATTGGAAATTCCAGCTGGAGAGCCAGGTCAATTTGAACATCAAAGCACCAGCCATATATCGGTTATAGATGCTGAAGGGAATGCGGTTGCTTTAACTCAAACTATTAACTATTTCTTTGGTTCCGGTGTGATTGTTCCTGGGGTGGGTATTATTATGAATAATGAAATGGATGACTTTTCTACTAATCCAGAATCTCCCAATGCTCCTGAACCGGGTAAAGCACCTCTATCCAGCATGTCACCGACCATTGTAGAAAAGGATGGCGAGGTCTTTATGGTTTTAGGTTCTCCTGGAGCAACCAGAATCTTTACCGCAATGGCACAGATTATCTCTAATGTCATTGATTTTGGTATGGGGATGGATGAAGCTATTGAGGCGCCTCGCATGCATGCCTATTCCTCAGCAGGGAAAGCGATGCCCATCTATGTGGAAAGTCGTATTCCTGTTTTAACTGTGGAGGCATTAAGGCTGCTGGGTAATCAAGTAGAAGCGAGAGGTTCTCACGACCTCTACTTTGGCGGTGCTCAGGGAATTATGTTGAAAAATGGTGTACTATTCGGTGGCGGCGATTCACGTCGTGATGGTATAGCTATCGGTTATTAA